The nucleotide sequence ctgctcatgggggaattttgggtctctgtaaaataaaaaatacagtctagacctgctctatttGAAAAGTGCCTTGGGATAAATTCTGTTGTGACTtgacaatataaatacaattgacttgaattgaattaattttGGCATCAATGAACTTCCATACATGGCTGAATACAGCAacatttgaaacacattttttaattgatatttttaacATTGAGGCCAAtcatgagatttatttttgattataTTCTGATTATATGATTCTGATGATAATATTCCCCTTTTCTATATACCATGTCTCACAATGTCTACACCAAAACCAATACCTTGATCACCAGCGCTGTATCCATGGAACTGTTACCATTGAAAATTCAGTACaaatttaaataacaaattGGTCACTGGTCTAATTTTCCCTTTAATGCctatgaaaatgtgttaaaatatattGTCAATTTCTTCCTACATGTCATAGACTGCCAttattacaaaaagaaaatcacttgACAACTACATTCTGTGGCACTGATTAAAGTAATCCAtcattttgtacttttacttttctttaaaacactATAATGACTTCAGTCATACTTCAAGTAATTCTATATCACTAAAAACTGAATATGAAGTGATCTCAGACTTCCATAGCATTAGGTTTTATTGggcctctcctctctgcctccagAAAAAGAAATCAGTAACAGTGTGCGGtaatgaagaaatgaaaatacTCCCATTAAATGTGATAATTAGCTGTGTAATGAAGTCATGACATGAAGAAACTGCAATACATCTGCTGTTCAACATGATGTATGGTGTTTGTCATGGCAGCAGTATGTCTCTGAGCAAGGATTTAATGGAGTTTTGAAAACAGTACAGACTAAACCTGCAGCGCACAACACACAAACTCCATCTTTCAATGTGAGTTATGGCAGAAATCTGTGCGTTTGGTGTGCAGGTTAAAGATTTTGTCACACTATGCATTGTTCACAGCAGTGGAGAAGGAGATTGCTTTACTAACCTAGCCCGGTTCCAGACTTGTGAGTCGCTGCACATGGCTTTGATAGGGTCAATGATTCATGAGATGGATGCAGCTGTTCAGCCTGAGTTATGAGAAAAAATTAAACCGGCATATTTCTTTGATCAGCGTGACAAAGGTTAACTGCTCTAAACGAATACTAGCACAGCCTTCATGTCAGCTGAAATGAGGAATGTGGGATGGATAGTTCAGTCACTGCTGCTTTATTCAAGCATATCtttcaaaatgttgaaatatttctttaatcaactaatcacaTCATTTTGTCTTATTTGGTTCCCCACATTGTCTGTAATGGTTGTTCTCAATTGCAACGAGAATCCCTGCATGTTCCATGTTTTGAGTGTGTGACAGGCCTagacaaagaaagagaccaCACAAGTTTTAAAGCAATTTTAAACAGGCTTTTATTTTCAACTAAGGCATCAACATTATCAATGAATCTGTAGTCTTAAAGTCAGTAGTGAGTGAAGTGTTGAATGTATATAATGAAAGAGTGGAGGAAAAAACTAGCAAAAACCCAAACCAGGGAGATGTGGTCgcaaagagagagaacaagaacgAGGAGCCAGCGGAGCAGGTCGTCACGTGTTCATATctgaaaaaagttcaaaacatACTATTATGCCCCATACTCTGGGCATCGTAATACTTTGAGTATATGATTCCAGTCAGATGTAGTAGTCATTTGTTTATTGGGATCATGTACAGtgtttaaacataaatgttaccaCTTGATGTACTGTAGCAGAGTTATAGCTCAATACAGAGCcatacacaataacacatcacATACAATGTAGAGTCAGTGTACACAGCTGAGAAGCTTTTAACAGACTTTatcatttggttttaaatgtgctgatggAACTGCAGAATGTTCAGAAAGACTGATGGATGTTATGTGTAACCAATGATAATCTTAAACAGACACAATTGGGAAATGTACATTTACTCATTTACATTAATGTGAACTTCTTCtctactacatttcagagggaaatgttaCGTTTTATCCAACTACATTTTATTACACTGATACAGTTACAAACTACTTTGCAGATCAATATTTTGTATGACAAAACATATGATCaggttataaaaaaaactataacatTTCACATACAGATTGCCCTACCGAACAGTGTAAATTGATAATAGGAGCTCTAATTGATCATTTATTAATGGAATAGTTAATACTGATTCATTAATATGTACATATCAGCAGCGTTTTAATGTATCTGCACATCTGAATGTGTGACGGGTGTTTTGGAGGAAAATGAAACttgaaaacaatgagaaaaactCCCACATACTGTCTGGCCTACTGCTGGAATATTcattaaatcacaatgtgtCAGTCTGTCCAACCTTCATCATGCATATGCTCTCAATTATAACACTCTAATTGGGGACATTTAATTTctgatactttaagtacattatGTTATTACTCAAGCAAGTTTTTGAATAAAATACTTTTACGAAATATCTTGGTACTTCTTCCACCAGTTCACATGACTACACGTGatgctttatgctttatttatCGTGTGCACTTCAAGCAACTGGAAACTCAGTTAAAGCCATTTGAATGTCTGACCATTCACATTTGTATTTCTCTATAAACTGGTACTTGTGCAAACTTCCCCGAGGTGATCATCAAATTTAAGCTGGAATTTCAGTGTTGAGCATCCAATATTGCAAACTACCACAGAGCGCTGCCTCCCTCTGCTGGCAAAGGTTACAAATTACCCATCACCAATCAGACCAAGGCTTTTATCTCTAATTACCtggcattcttttttttttactttcaccttgttctccagtgtgtgtgtgtgtgtcttgtcttCTTCCAATGTCTGAACATGTTTGGTGTCCATGCAGTAAAGTCCAAAAGACTCAAAATTAGGgctgagaaacaacaataatCACCAAGTTTATCGTGTCTCTCTCCATACATACATGACTAGTTTGAGTTAACATTTATAATACTTATATATCTAGAGATATAATAATGAATCCTGCCATCATTTGGCAAGAACTTACTCAAGATAATGTAAACCGGACATGTAATGCACTATTGAAAATGgatttatctatttttatatgtattgttattgccattttgtgttttgactTATACACTACTACTTGTGTTACTGCCTGACTGGATTGTTCTTATCCTTTTTGTGGAACAGGAGAAGCAACACAAAGGAAAAAGTATTTGTTTCACAAGTTGTATATGTTCTGTTATATTGTTATTTGTTAATAAAAAACGATTTTCATTAAAAGAAAGTGTGGTGAAATGATTCAATGTGTAGGAGAAAGCTGGTGGGGACAGAAGTGCTTATgacatttattttgcttttacagTAGCAGTTGTGCTAGCAGTAGTAAAATGAGTAGCTTATTACAGTGAGCAGTGCCAGGAGATGCAGCACTATGCTATCTGTCACACTAAAGCAGGGGGGGTCAtcaactcatcttcattcaagggccacaaacagcccaatttgatctgatgtgggccggatcaaaagatggaaggaggagggaaggacaaatggaaggaaggaaaagaaggaagaaaatatggaaggaagaaagaaaggaaggaaggaaggaaggaaggaaggaatgaaagacaggtggaaggaaggaagacaagaaagaaagaacagatggaaggaagaaagagaaaacaggaaagaaagaaagaaagaaagaacagatggaaggaaggaagagtaGACAGGAAGGAAATGTGGAAGGAAGAGTAGAcgggaaggaaatatggaaggaagaaaggaaagatggatggaaggaagagaagacaggcaggaggatggaaggaagaaagaaagagagaaagaaagaaagggtggATGGAaaaatagaaggaaggaaaagaagacaggaaggaaagatggaaggaaggaagaaaaaataggCAGGAAGATatcaagaaagagagaaagaaaaggtggatggaaaaatggaaggaaggaaagtgggccggattggactcctcgaCGGGCCGGTTCTGGtccacgggccgcatgtttgggACCCCAGCACTAAAGGGTATGCTGCAGCATTAGTAATAAGTGTACTGTAGGAGCACAAGTAGTTTACAGTAGTcagtagtactgttagaggttaGCTACAAGAAGCCAATCAGCGACgtgcattagcattagcatccTGCTACTGACGCCAGCAGCAGTATTATTCTCAGAAGCAGCATTATAAGAGATAGCAAAGTAGCTAGCCACCTAAAATAAATGTCTACTGGGGCGGGAATGTTCATATATTTGTATAACTGTGAAGTCCAGTTTAATAATGCATAGTATCCAGGTACAATGTATACAAACTATACGCTCCTTGTTGCAATGTACGCGTCCTCGTCATTATCCATATCCGTTCCAATGCGCATGCGCGTCCGGCGGTTCGCGGTTGCGCCAACTGGAGGATGTTGCTAGCAGCCAGTGTAGATGCACAGCCTTTTTCACAACAATAACATCAACCAAATTTGCATCTCCGCATACCTGATTTGAGGATTATACATTCCAAACGCTATCGGGAACCGTGCATTGGACCGCTCCACGCTGAAATCCGTTCTGTATTTTTTGGCTCCATGTTGTGTTGACAATGGGAGCGGATCGGTTTGCACATTTACAAGCCTCCTTTTTGCAGGAGCAGAAACAAGAATCATGGCTGGCCAGCTAGGCCGCAGATGGATTTTGTAGCAAGCAGCAAGAGTCTTTTGATAGAAAATACTGCATGTATGCTTGGCATTAGCTCATGAAAATGGGTGCAAGTGTACCAGCGTTTTAAATATACTATTATCATAGAGTTTAGTTGTCTTTTTTGGGGCAACAACACAAGCCAGTGAGCCCGCTAGCTCCACAACCTTGACTGGTTGACGTCTTGCCTTCGTCGTTAGCTCCTTTAGCCAGCTAACGATAACTAGCATCGCTTGGCCAGCCATCCGTTGCTCAAAACATTTGGAGTGAGACATTTATTGCGGGATTTCCTCCCGTCGTTGTGTTCCAGTTGGACATTTGTATCGCAAATTCCTTTTGCAGCGTCTACCGCTGGATGAATGTGGGACAAAATGGAGACCCCGACGATTGTGTACGATCTGGATACCTCTGGGGGCTTAATGGAGGTGAGGTTGCACAGCCCAAAGGCCTTACTTTAGTGAAATATtcaattaatataaatgttttatgcaCTTCCAGTCATATTAATTGCCGTTATCTTCTGTTCTCCGGAGCCTGCTGTCAAGCATTTTTCCACTAGCTAACTTGATAGTTCGAGCTGGTAATGGAGGCCATAAGTTATCGGTACCGCTCTGCTCAAGCTTAGCATGAAATAGGACAACGGGCACAAAGCTGCATTTTTATCCAACTGTGTAGACAAACATTCAGACAGGGTAGTTGAGGTTACGTACTAAACAGTGTCAAAAAACTTTTACAGCAAATCCAAACACTGCTGGCTCCCCCGAAGTCCGAGGAGGTAGACAAGAGGAGTCGGAAGTTGGTAAGGGACGTCCGGAGGAGCGGCAGGGCCACCAACCACGACACCTGCGATAGCTGCCGGGAGGGAGGAGATCTGCTGTGCTGTGATCACTGTCCTGCAGCCTTCCACCTCCAGTGCTGGTAAGTTCTGGGACAAGTCCTGCATGTATTATTGCATCCTGAGTGTGTTAAACAGACAAGGGACAACTGCTGTGAGTTTGCGTTGGATGCATGCAAAGATGCTGAATGCTGACTTGAGTGAGGGCTGCTTCATGATCAAGTAACAGAACACTGTGCtgttgtggctgctgctgctgcagagatgTGCATGTGAAATATCACTGGATGCATGTAAATCATATTCTGCCATTGATATCATTGGACGAGTGCACCTGGTAAACATTAGATAATTAaccattattgtttatttttgttgttattattgttcaGTATATATTCTCTACACATAATTTCAGGGTAAATTGTAACTTCAACCATCAGTGTTCCCCTCATATTCATGCTCTGTGTGCATCCTTACAGCTGCCCTGAAGGGGGCGGTAGTGAGCCGTGTGTAGCACTTTGTGAAGTTGAATTTCTATTCAGTGTTAGCCAGTGAATGACTTGTATGTTACATTTATCAGTACGTATTGACACATTGAATAGAGTTCGGtgaacaaagagaaacagagattTATTGAAATGTAGTGCGGCGTCGAGAAACTTGAATGAGTTAACCGTTATGTGTCCTCACTGTTTGGGGAATGTGGTGGCTCGTTTATCACTGTCATTGAGCTTACGGAGAAGAGAATACAATTAATTATTGTCAATAAAAAGCATATTAATAAGACTTTCAGAAGCTAAATGAAACGTGTAAGTGTATCCGTGTCAGTGAAGGCGGTTCTAGTGATCTTGCAGTCGGTCCTCCTCCTGCCGCGGCTGCAGCCAGCGGAGCCGCTGCTGCTAAAAATGGAGTCGAGACTGCCTCTGTTTACAATATGGCGACCtccctgctcttttttttctctatcccACCGCCATCTTACCAACCTTTTATAAATCAGGTTTTGGGAGAAAGAAGAGTTGACGAATAGAACGGATGAAATGCTTTGTCGTTTGTTGTAGAGAGATGGAGCAGTTGCACGGCGGCGTTAGAGGTGGACCCATTGTAGCGTTTTTCTCCGGTGCCGCTTTGCATGGCTCCCCGTTCCACATCTGCTCCATTCATTATTTGAACTTTGGCATTTGGAAGAGTTGAGACTGTCACTTGGAAACAACCAAACAGCAACGTTTCTCCATATATGGTCAGGCCTTACAATGGCTTCATCCTCACAATTAGTGCTTGTCTTATATCAGTGCATGTTGAGGAGAACTCAACGTACTGCATTGCTATATGAATGTGTATTATCTTGGATGGAGGTATTTCACAGGGCAGCTTTTGATCATCTTTGCTCATGAGTGTGTAGTTTTAAGCTGTGGATGATAGTTTTGATTTCAGGTGTGTCCTCCTCATTATACATTAGTTATCATTACATTGTCTTCCTGGACGTATTGTTGCTCAGACAGATACTTGCTTTATGGTCACGTTAAACAGaacaacatatttttacattcttGTTTGATCTGaccatgttttactttattatggTGAATTGTGGTGACATGTTCTATGGATATGAGTGGAACATTACATTGTTATAATTAATTCATGCTGCAGTTATTATACTGCACATGTAAACAAATTGAGATAAAGCATACTTTGCTCATCTCTGTCATTGTCGTTTTGAATGTAATGCAGTTATCACTCCACTAGATGAAGACCAGGGTCAAGTTTAGCTGCTGAGTTGTGACTGGTTTGTTTATGCTTACAGTCCTAAAaacttaaatgattaattttgAATATGTGTTTAAAGATCATTCAAACTTCAGtatacacacaacaacacaggaTCTGATTCTGCATTAATCATCAACCTGGTCACTGATGATTGTGTTGTTTCCTCTTACCACAGCAACCCACCTCTGAGCGAAGAAATGCTTCCTCCAGGAGAATGGATGTGTCATCGCTGCAATGTTCGCAAAAAGGTGAGTAGCAGTTGTTGACTTTTACACACAGTCCTGCATTGTGACACCGTTGAGATGTAGAGAGACATGCTGTATGCTGTATGGtctgataaatgtgtgtttttgtctttggtcCCCGCTGTCAGAAGAGAGAGCAGAAGTCAGAACAGACTAACGGCCTACTGGAAAGGTCCTCCACTAAGCGAGCTGCATCCCCGGCTGTGGAGCTGGAGCTTAACGCCGGCCCGCTACGGCTCGACGGCCTGCCCCCGGGGGCCGGAGCGGCAGGGCCCGGTCTACGAGTGGCCCAGGTACGCCTCTTGGATCGCAGGACCAGCAGCAGACCGAACAGCCGGCCCGGCACGCCCACCTCCAACACCTCGTCCACCCCGACTCCCTCAGAGGAGCAGAACGacggggaggaggaggcggcggaGCCTGAAGATGAAGTTCAGGGCGCAGAGGTGGAGAGTGCTACAGTATCTGCTCCAGCACCACGCCTCCTCAAGAGACCCTTCCAGCTGCTAATAGCAGCCGCTATGGAGAGAAACCCCACACAGTTCCAGCTGCCCAGTGAGCTCACCTGTACCACCGCACTTCCAGGTCAGTTTGACAGAATGACTACCagaacactgtaatgttgaagaAAAACCGATCCTTGTTATATTTTGTACAGATTACTAGTCAAACACATGTGTTGTGATGTCACCCATATTTCCAGCATAGCTACAATTGAGTTTGATATCACAAATTTTCAGGATTTCTAAACAGTGATGGTAAATATTGGGTTTGTTCATTTCTATTGTATTTCAAGAGTGTAacagtttaaatatgtttttatagaaACTGTTAGTAATTAGTTGTGACCTTCTTCAGCTTACCAGAAACCAAAATATGAAGCAAAAGTACATTCAGAACAAAGTACTGCACTTTGgtaactgtgtaaatgtgtcCTAAAATGTATTGACCATCAGATAGCAGCATAAGGATGATGAGGGGTCGgacagcttctcaaatgtcttCGTCTTGTTTGGATTTCCAGGCAGCAGCAAacggaggagaaaagaggagttACTAGGGAAGCCATTCCGGAGGCCACAGCACGAACTGGATACCAATGGTCTGGTCCCTCTACCAGTTAAAGTCTGCTTCTCATGCAACAGGTTAGTACTCAGGGATGATATGATGTACACAGGTGCATACAGTTCTGAAATGTGTCATATCTTGTTCTGATTTGGTTGTTTCCTTCCTCTAACAGGAGTTGCAGGTTGGCTCCATTGATCCAGTGTGACTATTGTCCCCTTCTGTTCCACATGGACTGCCTGGACCCTCCACTTACAGCCTTACCTGCTGGCAAATGGATGTGCCCAAACCATGTGGAGCACTTAGCGGTAAGAGGCTCAGAgctaaatattatttattgtaatattgttatttttaaagtttgcaCGGTGGACAGAATGATTAgttctcctttttaaatgttttgtctatTTCACAGCTGAATCAGAGGAGCCTGAGCCTGTCCAGTCGCTGTCAGCTCTTCGACCAGTTCCAGGACCGGATGTCCCAACACGCCGTCAAGGTGGACTTCCTGCGTAGAGTCCATCGGCAGAACGCACCCAACCGACGCACCAGTCACCAGCACAACAAGAGGACCATCAAGGTAGACCTGCAGCCCCGGCAGGATAGCGTTAATTCTTCTCAGTTAAAACGATTCAAATAAACAGGCTATATTTCTTAACAATCACTGTTTGCATTCAGGTGCCAGATGCCATCAAGTCTCAGTACAGGAATCCTCCCACCACACTGCTTCCTGCAGGGGTGCGTCAGCTGGAGCTGGTCTGTAGCCCCGTTCCTGAACACCAGCCCCCAAAGCACCTCACCTCACaagcagagcagaaggaggtaggaaggaaaagtTTCTACGGTTGATCTCAAAATCATTGTGATTAACAGGTGACAGCAGTGAATGGTGGGCAGATTGAATAAAAATTAACTTGCAACATCAGCAGATGTCCCGATTGAAGCAGTTGTGTTTGAACATAAAAAGCAGGAAACAACTGtgcaaaatgtttgtatttggcAGGTTAATGATAGGACTGTGTATCAAACCTCAGTATTCTTTTGGCATTAACTGAAAATGTAGGTCATGTTTGTAATAATGTTGACTTAATCTCTGATCAGATTGTTCCTGGTTTAAATACACACTTGTTTATAAATGAAGACTCTTTACTCAAAGTACAGTTGTGTTTGTGGTAACATTGAACTACTGGAAAATGTGTCCTGTGTTGTtgcaaaaaaaggttttatgtaaacacatatttacatttcttcATAACTTCATAACTAACCCTGTAAGTTACAGTATGTTGTAAGAATCAGATAATGATGAGTCAGCTCTAGAAGTGGTGTGGTGTTTTTTGTAGTTAAacttggtttgtgtgtgtttaacagtgGCTTCAGGATGTCATCGCCCTCCAGTGCAGCATCATGCGACACCTATCAACCAAGCAAAAGGCTTCATCTACGCTGTCACCTGTTACATTGTCAGCAGAGTGGGACTCTGAGCAGAAAGCCAGTATTAAATCTTGTGTAACATCAGAGGACATTAAAACTCAGGCCTCTTTAGGAAGGACTGCTTCCCCTGACCCCTGCTCTAAACCCTGCAGTACACCCGATGACCCACAGGGGGGCTCTGTATCACGGGACACCCCGGCAGAGCTGGGTGCTTGTAAATGCAGCATGAAACCCTGCCAGAACTGTAGGAAACCCAACGGACCTCTAGCAGAGGAGGGTCAGCCTCCTAAAGCCAATGGACCCATAGACTGTCACAGCTCGTCAGAATCCTGCAGGCAGACGGAGCTGCAGCAAAGACTGAAGCCCAGCACAATCCCAGACCCGGCTGCTTCTTCCGGGCTGGTCAACCACATAGGAACAGAAACGGTTAAAAAGGAGCCTGAGAGCACTACGGAGGCCTGCACTCAGAAACACTGCCCTGCCGCGCCCACGTTATGGCCCCACAGCGGCCAGCAGAACCACAGGAGCAGCGACGAAAaaccctccttctccctcaccAGCAGTGCCCACTCAGCCTCAACACCTAAAGGCAGCCAGGTGCACGACTCA is from Scomber scombrus chromosome 5, fScoSco1.1, whole genome shotgun sequence and encodes:
- the phf12b gene encoding PHD finger protein 12 produces the protein MWDKMETPTIVYDLDTSGGLMEQIQTLLAPPKSEEVDKRSRKLVRDVRRSGRATNHDTCDSCREGGDLLCCDHCPAAFHLQCCNPPLSEEMLPPGEWMCHRCNVRKKKREQKSEQTNGLLERSSTKRAASPAVELELNAGPLRLDGLPPGAGAAGPGLRVAQVRLLDRRTSSRPNSRPGTPTSNTSSTPTPSEEQNDGEEEAAEPEDEVQGAEVESATVSAPAPRLLKRPFQLLIAAAMERNPTQFQLPSELTCTTALPGSSKRRRKEELLGKPFRRPQHELDTNGLVPLPVKVCFSCNRSCRLAPLIQCDYCPLLFHMDCLDPPLTALPAGKWMCPNHVEHLALNQRSLSLSSRCQLFDQFQDRMSQHAVKVDFLRRVHRQNAPNRRTSHQHNKRTIKVPDAIKSQYRNPPTTLLPAGVRQLELVCSPVPEHQPPKHLTSQAEQKEWLQDVIALQCSIMRHLSTKQKASSTLSPVTLSAEWDSEQKASIKSCVTSEDIKTQASLGRTASPDPCSKPCSTPDDPQGGSVSRDTPAELGACKCSMKPCQNCRKPNGPLAEEGQPPKANGPIDCHSSSESCRQTELQQRLKPSTIPDPAASSGLVNHIGTETVKKEPESTTEACTQKHCPAAPTLWPHSGQQNHRSSDEKPSFSLTSSAHSASTPKGSQVHDSSKLGSSTPTPDIKAGPGLMDSLLPSTLSSFANLSSCMKEGLDEDGRIELDKLDTEMIKLLAWQRIQQLFPCKAPSAPPLPPPLPPPPANSAAPKNPSPHPDSQKKVQARAVFYPLTGKGGAVSMCYRTLYIGSGADMDVCLTNYGHCNYISGKHACIFYDENTKHYELLNYSEHGTTVDNVLYSCDFSEKASPSPPSGLVAKVQGIIRRSKKREEDEGPTSVVGLLPAGGVMSSQPQGGSELTCSCKASSSSLIGGSGAGWEGTALLHHGSYIKLGCLQFVFSITEFASKQPKEEQTATPAAGCTSSSSGSTTSTAPTNSTSSLLPNTATASSPSSQDEADNETVPSHQVPALHSNSVP